From the genome of Ailuropoda melanoleuca isolate Jingjing chromosome 5, ASM200744v2, whole genome shotgun sequence:
GTGGTCTGTGGTATGTTGTTATAGCAATCTGAACTAAGATACCCCTCTTTGAGTACCCACAGGGCAGGGGACCTGTCTAaaacttccttcttctcctccactGATTGGTTAGCTCACACCTACTAGGCACACCATGTGAATCATGttgattaatttttaactttcctGGGTTAAGGACTTCAGCATGATATTTTTGAATAGCTAAATTTTACTCTTCCCACATGTATAAGGAAGTTTCTAGGCTACCTCATTATGTGATAACCCAGGAAGGCAGCCTACATTCATCATACCATTCACAGGGGTAGAAGTCCACTAGCTGAGGTTCGCTCCATATGCTGCAGTTCACAGTGTGCTTTTGGGGGTAGCAAGTCATCGAATCACACCATTGGTTATCTTGCAAAGATTCTGCGTCTGGCTCCTTTAGAAGGTGCTGTGCAGCCCGTGGCTAGGgtttgtttttggtgcagttgatATGCTTTGCTACAAAATACAAGTCAAAAGACTTACCTTCATGGTTAATATCAGCAAAAGAACAGTGCCAGGATTGTCCTTGAGTTCCCTAAAAATTGGACACTGGCCAGCTGGTATCTCTTGAGAGGGGACTTTCGATCCATAGACGTCTGTGTCATTGTAGTAGTGAGAACTGGAGGAAGCTCGTCTGCCAGCCCAAAGCACTAACACACGCTACCCACCAGCCACAGGAAGTACTCTGGGAGTTACATTACATCGTTTTTGAAAGTCTGCTTTAAAAGTAGCCTGTTCTAACAGAGAGAATGGAGTTGGAAGTCAACAGCCTGAATTCTCCTGccggctctgtgaccttgggcaggtcacctacacctcagtgtcctcatctgtaaaatggaggcttTGCCTCTACTCATGGAGGCTCCTCCAGCTCTCCTGTTTGAGGTGTCTGTGACCATTTATTGTTTCTGTGCAGGAGGAGGGCGAGAACCACACTTTCCCCAAAGAGGGGCTGCAACCTGAATAAAAATGAGGTGTTGGAGGTAAGAATGAGACATTGGCGGGGAAAACAAAATCCCTCAAAAGGAAAGGCTATCGAACTCCCCCACAAACCTCACAGCCAGGCTTTGGTTGGATTCCTTGTGAGTCAGTAACTTTCCCAGTTGCCTCAACTTTCTTacaactttgttgttctttctcttttctgattgcCTTGAAGACATTTCCAGCACATTGAACCAGAATATCCTGACCTCTTcgaggggcaggggacagggttGCCTGCTCAACCTTGGACTCAGCCCTTCAGGTAGTGATAAGTCATCCTGTCACAAGGGTGTCTGACTGGAGAGCCCACCCAGCTCCTGGGGCACAGGCTAAGAGCCCCTTTCAGGAAGGCCCAGGAGAAGCAGAGGCCATGCTCACCCCccattctcccacctccccagatGGGTAGCATGTCCCCTCTTCCCACACCTCCTCTCTGCACACTGCCACACTGTCCCCTGGCAGGCAGTGACTGCGGACTCTCTGGCCACGTTTCCAGGCTTGGCATCACTGTGGCCCTGGCTCTGGCTCATCCCAAGGCAGCAGGTATTCAGGAGAAAGGAGGAGCAGACCATATGCAGGGAGACTAAGACAGTCAGAATCTCAGGAGTCCTCTTGTCTGTCTGGTTtgctttgcagatggagaaatgaGAGGCGTGCAGGCCCAGAGCCATACAACTTGTTAGTGGCCTGGGCAACAACTAGAGCTAGGTTTCCTGATTCTCAGTCAGGACCAGCCACTCCCTGATTCGtattttttctgccttcttgttctttttttttttttttttttttaagttttttatttatttatttgacagagagacagccagccagatagggaacacaagcagggggagtgggaaaggaagaagcaggcttccagcagaggagcctgatatggggctcgagcccataacgccgagatcacgtcctgagccgaaggcagacgcttaacaattgtgctacccaggtgccccaactctgCCTACTTGTTCTAAGCAGAATGACAGATGGATATTTTAACACTCAGTTGCTTTACAAGATTTTGAACACCCACGTAAATACTCAAGGGAAATGCAGGCTGGGATGTCATCTCCTCAGTGAAGTCCACCCTGAGCCCACCAACTCCAAGTATTTATTCCGGAAACTTCTTAGCTCTTTATTTGTACCCTGAAGGGCACTCCACTTTCAGCAGGGCGGTATGCGAGCCTGATTCATCTGGGCCCAATATAGCTCCACACATGAGAAAATTCACCAGTTCCCTTAATAAACCAAGTCCATTCCTTCAAGAGGAGAGATTCCTGATGCTGGACTCAGGCTCCCATTGGGATCACGTGCAGAAATGCAGCCACCGCCAGCCAGCGGCTCCTTGTTCTCTCTGAGCCAACCCAGACTCAacatcttctcatttctttcagcAGCAAGGGACCAGGCTAAAACATTTCAACAAGGACTCCTCAGCAGCTCtggtcagtgagagaaagagtaACACGAGACGAGATAAGAGACGCCCAATGTCCAGGTCATTCAGTTTGACCGGGGGTCCCTATGACATGCCTCCCTCAGAGCACTTGGCCTGTTTCACCGGGTTCTCTGCCCACGCTGTTTCTGCTCTGGGCTCGTTGACTCCCCTAGAGCTGTGAACCCAGTGCTGTGGTAGACCTTCCAGCCTGTTCCTAGCCTGCATTCAGCCTACCCACCAGCAGTGGCAAACACTGGGCACGTAGCAGGCGCTGAGTGAATTCTGGGCCAGACTaaaaaagcaggcagagggatcGGGTCATTGAAAGAGAACAGGCCGTGGAAAATAATCAACAAGATGATGGCACCCTCCTGCAACGCAGGCCCTTCAAAGAACGCCTCCTCCCCCGGAAGAGACACAGGTGGTGTGAGAGCGAGCAGTCGGTGGCGCCCAGCTCAGCATTCACACTCTGCAGCCACGTCCTTCTCCCACGGCCTTCAGCCAAGACCCTGAGCGTGTCTCTGCTGCAGGTGCGGATGGGGAGGCATGAAGGCACACGACACTATACAACCTAAGAAGAGACAAGGACAAGCGCTcgggttttttcttttaattatttaccagataaaaaagaaaaaatagtgatTGTTTCTCTTCACCCCCAACATTTCGATTTACCAAGGTCAAGTAGGAGAGAAATTGAACGTAATTCATGCTCCTGGCCTGGAGCAAATTCTTTCCCTCGGCTCTGCAGCACCTcgaggaggagggacagggcaAAGGGCTCCAGGCAGAAATACTTGTACTGTGGCAGCAGAGTGGCAGTGTGGctgtcctcctttcttctccctgttgCCAGAACATTCGGACCCTCCTGTCTGCCTCCCCAGACCATCCTCCCCAGTCCACCAAAGGAAGCAGGAAGACAGGACGTCAGGAGGCAGGACAGGTGTAGCGCAGGACCGGGGAAGCACACAGCAGACATGGCGGAAGGCCACAATCTTCTGCTTCTATTGCACATCCTGGCTCAGATCCCCTGCCCCGAGCAATGGGCTACAAAGAGAAATGCTTTGGAAGTTCAAACCAAGAACCTGTTGTTGTGTGCCAGGCTCAAGAAGGGAAGGTGTGTGGTTGTGTGGCTTGTTCTGATACACATATTTAAGTTATATGTAAGTTATTCCATGGTGGGGGCAAGGCAAACATTATGCCCTGTGAAAAAAAAGATACGGAGTTTGGACACCTGGGGCCCTAGAGTCACCTGGGCTTTTCCCCCTCAAGGTCAAAAGACTAACTCTCCAGTCCGCAGATGTTCTGCGTAAGATGGAAGAGGCGGCATCATCCACCAACTACAAGAGCCCCCTCGCCAGCTGTCGTGACTCGGACACTCAGGGTGGCCCTCTTTTTCTGAACACCTGGAGAATCAGGCCAGTGACCCCACAGAACAGCCTTTCACACTGCACGTTCCTCCATAAAGTGGCAGCTGTTTGGTTCTCCTTCCTCGCATTGCCAATGCAAACAGAGTAGGACTGGAACAAGTTGTTTACCTGACCTTACAGACAGAATAAAGTCCTCGGAAAAAaacagtggggtggggagaaggggctggtTTTGATTTGGCAAAGCTGCAACTCTTTCACCTTCATTGGCTGGAACAAAGCTGGCGGGTGAAGACAAACCTCACTGAGCCAATGGCAAGAACTGCAGGCTATGAGAGACGACAGGTCAAACACAGAACTGTATAAACTGTGGCACTATAAAGATGAGAAGGCAGGTCCATGACACCAGCTGGGAGCACGCCTTGCGAGCACGCTTCCAGAAATTACATCTGTCCGGTAGTGAGTGGTAGCATCCAGATAAATCAGAGtagttctccttcctcctcttcccaacAAATTCTGAGAGTTTCTCATTTAAATaactatgtacacacacacaagcctggTCTCTCTTTTACATGAGGGTCCTTCACTTGAGGGTCCTAGAATGGCTTTAGAGAGTTGGTTCCAATTGCCTTTTTGGAGATTTACTGCTTGGGACCAAACCTGTAAGGAGAAGAAATGACTGAATTCTACAGCAGGCAGACCTTTAGGATGAAAGCACCCCAGGGTTTAAGGGGTCGGAGTCTTCACATAAATAAGGAGCCCGTAATTCCCTCACGGGGTTTGGTACCCTGGCCAACTGAGTACCGGGGCTGGGACTCACCACCCCCGTACCTGGCTACTGTCAACCAAGGGCCCCATGCCCACTGGCAACCCTGGGAGTACAGCTCCATACCTCCCTCTGATAAGGACAGTTTCTCAAGTTCAGCTTCAAGTTCAGCGTCCGAGATCCTAGGGTTAGGCACACTGTTGGTATAAAATGTCTCAGGGGGGTTGTCAGGCAGTTCCAAAGGTTCTTTGGTGGTATCCTGAAGAAGGATGTCCAATTCCTTCTCCAGTTCCTCACTGtcaaaatctggaaagaaaagatggCATGAGGACATGTAAAGTCCAGGGAGCAAATGCATTCATGAGTCAAGGACTGAGGACGGCATAACTCAGCTCAGCTTTACTAAAGATGTCTAGGTCTCCTTGTAGGTCGGAAAAGTCATGTGAGTCGGGAGGCAGAGGGCACCTCCAAGCAAATACTCTTTTCCCACACACAGAGCTAAGTCATCGAGGGGATATATTTTGCTAACACCACAGAACTGACCCTGCTTCCCTGTGCCCTTGAAGGAGGATCTTCCAGTCGTAAGTCTAGTGAGTCAAGATCTCTGCAGCCCAGAGGTTAACAGTACAACAGTACAGTCTACCAAGGGGGGAACGACAGTTCCTTCTAACTACAGCTGTGGGTGAGCCCCAGACAGGAGAGCCCTGTCTGCACCAGGAAAAGTAGATCTATGATCCAACCCATCCCAGCGCAAGGAAGTGAAGGCctcttagaaaggaaggaagaaagaactggCTTGTCAACTCACCTAAGCCGTTGGTCACCCCACCAGCCAGAGTCTGAGAAACTTCATCCTGGGTGTCACACAGCTGTAAGAGAAAAGCACAAGGCCCTCAATGCAGGGAGGCACCTCTGGGGGTCTCGGTCTTtcgggctccatgttcagggTTACCAAGTAGTGCTGCCCCATCTGAGAATCAAGACAATCTTCCTCAAGTGCACAAGTGAAAGAATCCAGTTTGGGAAAAGAGGAAGTGCAGCCAGTCACACCTGCCCTCACTGACTTCCTTCTGCAGCTGTTCCTCCCTGGCCCCTTCCTGTACCTCTTGGATCTGATCCACAAGGCTCTCTGCCTTCTCCACTGTGACATCCTTCATGGAGAGTTTTAGTGCTCCTACTCCAGCCTGATAGGCATTGAAAACctaaagagaaagcaaagttATCAGTGCAAATGAAGAACCCTGGGCAAAATACGTGCCAATATTGTATCATCTCCAAATGGTAACtttgggggtttttggttttgtttgttttgtttttttaatatattttttttattatatcatgttagtcaccataaagtacatccctggtttttgatgtaaagttcaatgattcattacttgcgtataacacccagtgcaccatgcaatacgtgccctccttactacccatcaccggcccatcccactccccccacccccctcccctctgaagccctcagtttgtttctcagagtccatagtctctcatgcttcattttttgtttttttaaccaccCGCACTTGATTCATCCCATGTTCACCGAGGCCAAAACTTCCCAacaggagaagcaagctcccaacACTACCCTGAAAAAACCCGGGCCTCGTCCAAACAGCACAGCTACAGTGGGTATAATGAGGAGTGTATGCCAAAGAGACCACCCAGAGACTGGAGCAGAGGGGCAGTGGCTACCATCTGGTCTGTCTGGGAGGCATAGATCCGGTCCAGGATGCCTTGAACAGTGTCCAGCTTGGCATGGAGAGCCTCGATGCGCTTCTCTGTCCGTTGCTTGGCCTTGAGAGACCTCAGTGCCTGGGGGGCATGGAGACTTGGTCAGACGGGCCAGAGGGCCGGGGAAGCAAGGCTTTCTCAGATGGTAAGACCATCGCAAGCTGTGGTGCCTGGACCACCTGCAGACGTTTCCCTTCGTGCCCCAAGCTCCTCTCTGAACCGCTGGGGCACCACCGCCCACTGCCAGCCCAAGGCACAGGCACACAACCGCAGGGGACAAGGGGAAACTCACCAGCTGCTTCTTTCCTGCTCGGCATGCCCGGCGGGCTTCTTCTTTACACCTACAAAACACAGGGGACAGATCAAGATGACTGTGGCGTAGGAAGGGGGTGGCAGTGTCCTGAATTGTCCCCGAGAGTCCCACTTAATTAAGGTACTTTCAAATCTGAAAATCAAATCACTTCCACCCAATGGCCAGAAAGACGATGCCCAAGAGCCCTCTGGCAAACTCCCGCAGCAAGCTGAGATATCAACTTGAACATATGCACGCGAGAAAGGCAAACCGATGAAGGACAAGCTGTGTCAGACGCCAGGGAAGAACATGCCAGCTAGGCACCTCAACAACAGAGCCCCATTTCGGCAGCCAGGAGATAAGGACTCAATTCTTAACACCAGCAATGGCCTTGGACAtgttccctgcccttcccacaaTGTTGGGTCTCTCTCACTGTAAGGAGAAGTGAGCATTTTAATTCAATGTCCATATAGCCTACGTTTTAGACAGGTGTTCATGTGCCATTAGTGGGGTGCCTTCCCCATGTAAGGGAAAGAGCAGGAATCCTTCAGAAAAAGCCTGGAAGGCAGAGGCCTGCCTCGTTCACTGCGGTGTTCCTAAGTCCCTAAGACAAGGCCTGGCTCGACAGACACCAGTTGAAAGGACACTGGCACAGAAGAGCATAAACATAACGTGGACAGATGTAATCTTGGgggaaagaatgaaaattcatttttttctcctttgtgatAGTCTGTGTTTTTGCATGATTGCTGCACTGAGCAGTTAGTACTTTGTAATTAGTAgaataacctttttatttttttggaaaagagcCCACAGACACCAATGCTTTGCTGGCTGAGGGCCAGGCAGGGTGGGGATTGGAGGGCACTCAGCTCAGGGTAGttacctctctgcctcctgggacAAGGACTCCACTTTGCGCGAGAGCAGCTGTTCACTCTGCATCAGCTGGTATACCCCAACATCTACGTCGTTGACAGGAGAGACCTTGGCATGTGGCCCTCGGGCAAACTTCACAATCTGAGGGACAGGGACAAATTACTGGGGCCCCTACCACAAATGCTGAGACATCCCCAGGCAGGAAGGCTGGCGGGCACGTCAGTATGTACTTAATAAGCCATCGGTGAGTCGGTGAATGAACAGCTGGACTTCGTACCTTTTCCCCGTTCTGCTCAAGAACTGtgactctcttctctttctgcagcTGCAGCAACACCAAGTAGAAGGTCCTCTCATCCGGACAGGAGCCCGCACAGAGGGTGCTCAGCTCTGCCAGGGCCACCACAGGGTGCGAGGAGAGAGGGGAGTTCTGATACAGACGATACACCTCCTCGGCCTTCTCCTGCAGGGGAGGCAAATGTGCTTACATGCCCGGCCACTGCCCACGGAGCCCCGTGAGCCTGACCCCGTGTGTCCAAACCAGGATCATGCAAGACGAGAGCAGGGAGCTCGGACCCTGCCTCCCCTAAAGTAGCagctttggaaaaggaaaaagaacttgaGTTTTCTAAACCTCGGAGGGAAGACTGGTGAATACAGATGAAAGGAGGTACATGATACATACACTGGGAGCCAGCTCTGTGTTTGCATGTACATCTGGGACTTTATGTTTCTGTGTCGCCCAGcccagggggaggaagaggagcccaAGGTGGTGTGGTGGCATAACCATGACCGAGAGCTGAGGCCTGGTTTTCAGCTCGGCCTATGTGGCCCTGGACCAGTCAGTCTCACTGGTCCTCAGCATCCCTTTTACAGACTGAAGAAGCTGGAGGAGATAACATCCAAATTCTGTTCCAACACTGGTCTCTCCATTTTTATGCCAACTGGCGATAATGCAAACAAGAACATTACTGAGTCTATAAAGAGTCTCAGGAGAGAAACATGTGACAATGAGGTGGGACAGGGGTTTTGTGAGGAGCCTAAGAAATACAGGTTTCAAGAAACAATGCCACTGTGATCCTCCTACATGGAAATTACTCTCTCAGTCTTCCACAAATAAGAAATACTTAACTGAGGTATGCACAGAGTGCTATGAAATCCAAGGAAGGAACACCCAGGAGTTCAGAGATTGCTTGGCGGGGACAAATCGTTGTTGAGAAGAATTCCGAAGGGTGAGTAAGCTCCTAGGTGAAGCAGGTGGGAAGGGTATCTCAGGAAGGGGGATGGTCATGAGCAATGGTACAGAATATGAGTCAATACGGTGTTTATGGATGTggacaggaaggggagggagagcagaagcaCTTCTCTCTTACACAAGCTGTAGTATCTTCTTTGCTGTCCCTTCTCTGCAGATGGTGGGTAGTCTTGGAAGGGAAGTGACAAGGCTGGATTAACAGAGATCCCGCTGACAAGCAGGAAAGGATGGACTGTAGGAGCTAGGCTTAGAGGCAGGGAGACCATTTATGCAAGAGACTAGGAGGGACTGAACGGGGCAATGGTGAGAGGAACAGAAAAGGGATGGGTTCaagaaaaattcagaagataAAAGAGGCAGTCCCTAGTAACTGGGCATGGGGTGGAAAGAGAAAGTGCAGTCCAGGATGACTCTTGGGTTCTGGCTTGAGTGACCAGGTAGACGTGATGCTATTAATTaatagaaagaacacagaaggaAACGCATATTCTATAGGAAAGACAAAACATTCCATTTTGGACACGTTGTTTGGGATGCCTGAGGGACATCCAAGCAAAGACATACAGCAGATAACTGGAATTACAAATCTGAAGCTCAAAGGAGACACCCGGACAGGACAGAACTCTGAAAGTCCTCAAGCATATAGAAGGTCATTCAAATCCCAAGTGAAAACGAGTTACAAGGAAGACCAATGTTTAAAAGACAAAGGAACTTACAGAACAGACCCAGGGCACCACTTAGGGAGAACCAAGGAGAACCCACAGTGGAAAGACAACAaagtcaaagaaatggaaaattttaagaaatgagtgGTCAACAGTgtcaaaggcaagagaagagtCTAATAAGATAGAGACTAAAGTTTTCATTTGATTTACCTGCCTTGTCAGATAATAatacttactataaagctactgTAGTAAGAACAGTGTGGTGTCCACACCAACAGACAAATGGGAaacaacaaatgatgctggggcgcccgggtggctcagttggttgggtgtccgactcttgatttctgcacggtcgtgatctcagcattgtgagactGACtactgcatcaggctctgcgctcagcaaggCATCTGCTTgagttcctctccctctgtccctcccgccgCTTGTGcgggctctctctcaaataaaaaaataaatctttaaaaaaaaaatgacgttAAGACAATTGGCTATCTGTTTggaagaaaatcatttttccttaCCCTGCAGGTATACAAAAACAAATGCCAaattactgaaatttaaattgagaaaaaaaaatttttttaaaagatgatttatttttgagagagagagagcgcgcgcacaggggaggggg
Proteins encoded in this window:
- the CHMP7 gene encoding charged multivesicular body protein 7 — protein: MWSPEREAEAPAGGDPAGLLPPEWEEDEERMSFLFSAFKRSREVNSTDWDSKMGFWAPLVLSHSRRQGVVRLRLRDLQEAFQRKGSVPLGLATVLQDLLRRGELQRESDFMASVDSSWISWGVGVFLLKPLKWTLSNMLGDNKVPAEEVLVAVELLKEKAEEVYRLYQNSPLSSHPVVALAELSTLCAGSCPDERTFYLVLLQLQKEKRVTVLEQNGEKIVKFARGPHAKVSPVNDVDVGVYQLMQSEQLLSRKVESLSQEAERCKEEARRACRAGKKQLALRSLKAKQRTEKRIEALHAKLDTVQGILDRIYASQTDQMVFNAYQAGVGALKLSMKDVTVEKAESLVDQIQELCDTQDEVSQTLAGGVTNGLDFDSEELEKELDILLQDTTKEPLELPDNPPETFYTNSVPNPRISDAELEAELEKLSLSEGGLVPSSKSPKRQLEPTL